A region from the Palaemon carinicauda isolate YSFRI2023 chromosome 9, ASM3689809v2, whole genome shotgun sequence genome encodes:
- the LOC137646700 gene encoding synaptonemal complex protein 1-like, translated as MKEHEKLVEALKNENEKMNKNQKEKTEQLNKLKHEVDDLKAEKEKLKADTVHDYENLEFVCKIKDLQIEQERKYVEEFKTENEKLKRAQTKKTEQLNKLKSEVDELKMEKEKLKAEKAEIHNTENKDEHERLLMAGFFAQMSNKPKEAIDIFTEALTLKTDNEEETALLHFLRAEANAATETPRNMDIVLDCSKAIEKGLEGWKTFML; from the coding sequence atgaaggaacacgaAAAATTAGTAGAAGCTCtcaaaaacgagaatgaaaaaatgaataaaaatcaaaaggaaaaaacaGAACAACTAAATAAATTGAAACATGAAGTTGACGATCTGAAGGCAGAAAAAGAGAAATTGAAAGCTGATACGGTGCATGATTATGAAAACCTGGAATTTGTGTGCAAAATAAAAGACCTCCAGATTGAGCAAGAAAGAAAGTACGTGGAAGagtttaaaactgaaaatgaaaaactGAAGAGGGCGCAGACTAAGAAAACTGAGCaactaaataaattgaaaagtgaagttGACGAATTGAAGATGGAAAAGGAGAAGCTGAAGGCTGAGAAAGCAGAAATTCATAACACTGAGAATAAGGATGAACATGAGAGATTATTGATGGCTGGATTCTTTGCGCAGATGAGTAACAAGCCCAAAGAGGCGATAGATATTTTCACCGAGGCCTTGACCCTGAAGACTGACAACGAAGAAGAAACAGCTCTTCTGCATTTCCTTCGTGCTGAAGCGAACGCAGCCACTGAGACGCCTCGTAATATGGATATTGTATTAGACTGTTCAAAGGCTATAGAGAAAGGTCTTGAAGGGTGGAAAACGTTCATGTTATGA
- the LOC137646701 gene encoding uncharacterized protein PF3D7_1120000-like — protein sequence MTLKSECVEKDLQMKEHEKLVEVLKNDSEKMNKNQNEKTEQLKGWKREVDELKTEKMTLKSESVEKDLQMKEREKLVEALKNENEKMNKNQKEKTEQLNELKREVDELKTEKMTLKSECVEKDLQMKEHEKLVEALKNDSEKMNKNQNKKTELNELKREVDELKAEKMTLKSECVEKDLQMKEHEKLVEALKNDSEKMNKNQNEKTELNELKREVDELKAEKMTLKSECVEKDLQMKEHEKLVKALKNENEKMNKNQNGKTEQLNKLKHEVDELKAEKMTLKSECVEKDLQVKEHEKLVEALKNENEKINKDQNGKTEQLNKLKHEVDELKAEKMTLKSECVEKDLQAKEHKKLVEVLKNENEKLNNNQNDKTEQLNKLKHEVDEMKAEKMTLKSE from the coding sequence ATGACACTgaaatctgaatgcgtcgaaaaagaccttcagatgaaggaacacgaAAAATTAGTAGAAGTTCTCAAAAACGATagtgaaaaaatgaataaaaatcaaaatgaaaaaacagaacaactAAAGGGATGGAAACGTGAAGTTGATGAATTGAAGACAGAAAAGATGACACTGAAATCTGAaagcgtcgaaaaagaccttcagatgaaggaacgcGAAAAATTAGTAGAAGCTCtcaaaaacgagaatgaaaaaatgaataaaaatcaaaaggaaaaaacaGAACAACTAAATGAACTGAAACGTGAAGTTGATGAATTGAAGACAGAAAAGATGACACTgaaatctgaatgcgtcgaaaaagaccttcagatgaaggaacacgaAAAATTAGTAGAAGCTCTCAAAAACGATagtgaaaaaatgaataaaaatcaaaataaaaaaacagaactaAATGAATTGAAACGTGAAGTTGATGAACTGAAGGCAGAAAAGATGACACTgaaatctgaatgcgtcgaaaaagaccttcagatgaaggaacacgaAAAATTAGTAGAAGCTCTCAAAAACGATagtgaaaaaatgaataaaaatcaaaatgaaaaaacagAACTAAATGAATTGAAACGTGAAGTTGATGAACTGAAGGCAGAAAAGATGACACTgaaatctgaatgcgtcgaaaaagaccttcagatgaaggaacacgaAAAATTAGTAAAAGCCCtcaaaaacgagaatgaaaaaatgaataaaaatcaaaatggaaaaaCAGAACAACTTAATAAATTGAAACATGAAGTTgatgaattgaaggcagaaaagatGACACTgaaatctgaatgcgtcgaaaaagaccttcaggtgAAGGAACACGAAAAATTAGTAGAAGCTCtcaaaaacgagaatgaaaaaattaataaagatcaAAATGGAAAAACAGAACAACTTAATAAATTGAAACATGAAGTTgatgaattgaaggcagaaaagatGACACTgaaatctgaatgcgtcgaaaaagaccttcaggcGAAGGAACACAAAAAATTAGTAGAAGTTCtcaaaaacgagaatgaaaagttGAATAACAATCAAAATGATAAAACAGAACAACTAAATAAATTGAAACATGAAGTTGATGAAATGAAGGCAGAAAAGATGACACTGAAATCTGAAtga